The DNA segment GCCTGGCGTGGAGTAGTCCCAAAGCCAAGCGAAGAGATGTGTATGTATGCTTTGTGATTCCTCCCTCATCGAGCACTGTAATCTTTTGCTGTCGAGCAATGTAATCTTTTGCCATCCACCCATTTGGTGCCATTTCATATGTGAAATCTAAGTTGGATTTATAATGTACATTGTACTGTTGTAGTAGTAGTAGACACGTACACAGAAACAATAATACATGCATTCACAGGCCacagtgtgtgtgtgttttgggcGTCGACAAAGCGTTtatgaattacatatatatatatatatatatatatatatatatatatatatatatatatatatccaacttGAGATGACAATTCCTGGTACACCTTTATGAATTACataattatgaaaaagatcaaatgtatgttttcataggccaagctacccaaaaagttttgggatgaggttttaaggactgtagttgatgtgatcaacttattacCATTTACAGCCCTAGATAGTGATATTACAGAGTATGTATGGTTATGGAAAAATGTTTCATACAGACATTTAAGAGTGTTTAGTTGTCgtataagaagatttgattgtcatagaagaaatatatcgagaaggtattgaaaaGGTTCAGTATAAACAATACAaagccaattggttctcctcttgcaagtcATTTTAAGTTATGCTTGGAACATAGtccttcaagtgatgaggagaaagagaaaatacaaaaggttccttatgcttcagcagttggaagtttaatgtatccgATGGTATGTACGAAGCCgaacatcgcatatgtagtgagtgttactagtatatttcttgtaaatccaagcaaagagcactgggtagCAATgatgtttgtttaagctttgcagGATCAGAATAATGGTGACAAAGACAAGAAACAGGTTGGTGAAAATGACAAAAAACAAATCACGACGAAGACAAAAAGTGAGATAAGAGTTGAAGGCCTTGGGAAGCctcttaaaattcttaaaaacccaaaaaagaaACCAGATTCTGATGAAGAAAAGACTTTAACCATTGACAGGAAATCATCTGATGAGatgcatgaaaaacagaatacAAAGTTGCCTATCAAGGAACCTAAGGTAGAAAGCAAAGAAACTGAGAATTCTTGCAAGCTCAAAGATTTGTTGACTGAACCTGTATATACAAGGTTGCTAGAATCTAATACTGGACTTCATTTGAAGGTATGCACAAGTCACATGAATATATGCAGGTTATGCCTTATTTCAGGTGTATGTTCTGATTTTTCTACTGCTATCTCAGGTGTTGATTGTCAGTTGCAAATTCATGTCTTACTATTACAGAATTAGTAACTTTGTTTGTTTATTCTAAAGTTTCAGTTCTGTTGTACATATGTACACTTATCTGGGCTACGTATCATTAGTTAATTCCTGTCTATATCACAATTACTACtaaataacatgtaaatttaTTGTCTGTGTGTGTATCATCTTAACTTACATAGAAACATATATTAAGATTACAATTAATTTGAAGATGAGAAGCTGATCTAttctcatgatcagtctccacagGAATTAACTGAGATGGCAATGAGATATTATGATGAAGTTGCTCTCCCAAAGTTGGTATGCCTGAGTacaattttttcatatttaattcaTTATTTTCTGTTTTAGTATGGAATGATGGTTAATGAGTATTATTTGTACCTTGGCATGTATTCAGGTCTCAGATTTTGGGTCATTGGAGCTATCACCTGTTGATGGTCGTACTCTAACTGATTTCATGCATACAAGAGGTCTAAGAATACGCTCTCTTGGGCAAGTTGTGAGTCACCTTTAGCTTGAAGAGGCTGAATATATCTTTACTTTCACAAAGTATTTTTCCTAATTATATTAAATGCAATATTATGTACAATATCTGTCAGGTCAAGCTTTCAGAGAAGCTGTCTCATGTTCAGTCACTCTGTATTCATGAGATGATAGTAAGGGCTTTTAAGCATGTTGTACGAGCTGTGATTGCTTCTGTTTCTGATACTGGAGATTTATCTATATTGATGGCTGCAACACTTAACATGCTCCTTGGGCTTCCTGATTCTGATGTTTCACATTCTGCTATACGTGTGCACTTTCTAGTCTGGAGATGGCTTGAAGTATTTCTAAGAAAGCGATATAACTGGGAACTTACAATCTCAAACTATAATGATATAAGAAAATATGCTATTTTAAGAGGGCTATGTCACAAGGTAATGATCATTTTTCATTTCTgtaaatgatatttaattttcctttcatcttacatgttcaatttTCTTAGGTGGGAATTGAATTGGCACCCAGAGACTTTGATATGGATTCAAATTTCCCCTTTGACAAATCAGATATCATCAGCCTTGTACCTGTGCACAAGGTAAAGCTGCTAAGATGGTCTTATTTGAAATATGGTATCTACCATAATGTATCTTACATTCTTAGTGCTTTTGAATCTTTTGCAGCAAGTTGCATGCTCATCTGCAGATGCACGACAACTTCTAGAGTCTTCGAAAATGGCACTTGATAAGGGTAAAACTTGAAGACGCAGTCAACTATGGAACAAAGGTAATTCGTCATAAGATACTGTACAGGTTAACTTCTTTGTAAAGaccttttttctctttcatttgcTTTTGGTATGAAGGTGTAGTTGGATGCAGGCTCTGGCAAAATTAATTGCAGTCTGTGGTCCTTATAATCGGATGACTGCTGGAGCCTACAGTCTTTTAGCTGTTGTTCTCTACCATACTGGTGACCTTAATTAGGTAGCTTTCAGATATTTGTGTCACTGAAGGCCATGGTTCTTATGATATGGACGCAAGTTTCATAGTAcgtcttctcctcctttctttacCGATCATTTGGTCTCATATAGTTTAGTCGTGTGGTGATGTTTGCTTCTTCTTTTGGAGACACAGGTGTTTGCGATTTGAGCTAACAGGAGAGCAAGAGGAAGAGAGCAGAGATGGTGAATTACTGGAAGTCTAAAGTCCTTCCGACGATCAAGAAGGTGTTTGACAGGAACGGCAAGAAGGCTGCCGCCGCCGAGGCATGCAAGTCCTTCGACGAATCGAAGGTGCATGGGgttttgcttctcttcttcttcttcttcttcttcttcttcttcttcttcttcttcttctcccttcgaCTTGATCTGATCTCTACTGGATCCTTTGTTTGGTTCAGGAGgacatcagcaaggagttcgaagAGAAGAAGACTGACCTGCAGCCCAAAGTTGTGGAGATCTACGAAGCTTCTGCCGTTGAAATCAAGGTTTATCGATCTTGAACTCATCCTCATGTTATTCACAGACTCTGTATCAAATACTTACAGCCTTCTGCAAATACTTGCTTTGGACGACGACAGACTCTGGTGAAGAAACCGACGGGGTCAGGACTGAAGAAGAAATCAACTGTTGTGATCAAGTTCATCGAGGAACTAGTGAAGATCGGTAATGCTTTCTCTGTCACAGATGTTATAGTTGTTTTGAGGTGATAGCGGAAGGGCTTGTGATGAGATTAGATCCTTGCGCAGAGTTCCCTGGCTCGAAGCCGGTGAGCGAGGCTGCCGCCAAGTACGGCCCCGGCCTCGTCTCCGGTCCCGTGATCTTCCTCTTCGAGCAGGTGTCCACCTTACTCCCCGCAGAGGAGCCGCCTGCTCCCGCCGAACCGGCCGTCGAGAGCACCAGCAAGGATATTACACCGGAAACCGCGGAGGAGATCAAGAAGGAAGAGGCTGAGGCGGAGGTGGAAGAGGCACCTGCCCCGGCCGACCCGGCTCCCTCGGACCCCTCCCCGGAGACGGAGAAACCGGCCGAGCCAGCGGCTGAACCCGCCAAGGCTTGATATAAACCACCAGCCTCCCGAACCGATCATTCCACCGCCACCTCGCCACCACCGCGCACCCAGTGTTTccatgatttattattctttctctTGTCTCTTCGTCAATTTGCTTCTCTTTCTCCTGTACGtaactatgtcttggtttctctcATTTTGCTTTCGGCAAGGGGACATGCAGGCCATGTAATATCATTATTAAGTGCAGTGTGGTGTTATGTTATATTTGGGATCGATAGCTTCATTCCATCTCTGTCAAGTTTCCTTGATGGAAGGCGTAAAAGAAGAAGggcaagtgtgtgtgtgtgtgtatatatatatatatatatatatatagaggaagaCCGAAGCTTGACGACGAAGAACAGAACGTGGTATCACCGACTGCAGTGGGCTCCATGCATCAACGTTCATCGATTGGTCATAATGTAGTGAACGCTCATCATTCAACCTAATGACTCCAACCATTCAAGTTAAATTaccaataataaatcattaattccTTTCATAATTGGTTGATATGTTACAAGCTGTTAATTGGGAATTGGGATGGAGTCCAATCCCAGGAAAGTCATCCACCTTAGCTTAACTCGTGGAGATTAATAAAGAAATCATGTACAGTTTTTGCAAGTGGAATGCCATTTCTTTTCGTAATCTCCATCTAATTGCGTGTCTTTTCCACGAGGAATCATCATCGTCGTCCCTCGTAATTGCATCCCGTTCACGTCTCTCGTCTTCCTTTGCCTCAACATATTATTGGGGCTGAGTTCATGGAGAACGCGTAAAGATTGGTAATGCTTTGAAGGATCTTGTATCCACTCCATAAACACACAAGTATATAAATAGATTAATCTAATACGTGAGACTTCGATTAACATGAAATCTAATAACATATTACTCCCTCTGTGCATTAACGTAAGAAACATGTTTCTCGTGAACAAAATCAATCATAGTCATAGTatgatagacaaaaaaaaaaaaacagaaatgacACCACACTGCACTTAATAATGATATTACATGGTCTGCATGTCCCCTTGCCGAAAGCAAAATgagagaaaccaagacatagttaCGTACAGGAGAAAGAGAAGCAAATTTGATAGGGAAAATAATGGCACAGTTGACGCGCCGTGACGACAGCCCCCGGCCAAAGCAATAACGCCGACTAGACCCGCCCTGACGACTCCCGCTGTTGAGAGGCGACCTCCGACCCTGCATGGTTGACCACGACCAGGCCGGACAACGACCTgcccctcgcccataccctgctacGAACCGCTCCACCACGCGACCCCAGTAGccgcgtcagacgccatcagaggtaccccCTCACTCCAGCAGGCGGTCAAGTCAGGTAATgctaacctcctctataaatacccccaagtcctaaacaaaagaaaaaaaagaaactcactcatacacaaaacactcagagactCTTCTCctgcctcatccacaaccccctccacatctttttctaacttgatcgtcggaggggtcgggtcgagctcccggcccgacctgtgtgcaggtgcgagacggtgttgcctcttcccgaagctgcggcggagctgcctcccgaaccGAACCGCCGTCCCGagccaccgagctcggccgccaggagaccccgagggacgccgcccgttgaccaccgccttccggacccggaccAAGCCGCGACAGCCTCAAggccacggctgaacagttactgACCGTAACAAAATTGACGAAGAGACAagagaaagaataataaatcatggAAACACTGGGTGCGCGGTGGTGGCGAGGTGGCGGTGGAATGATTGGTTCGGGAGGCTGGTGGTTTATATCAAGCCTTGGCGGGTTCAGCCGCTGGCTCGGCCGGTTTCTCCGTCTCCGGGGAGGGGTCCGAGGGAGCCGGGTCGGCCGGGGCAGGTGCCTCTTCCACCTCCGCCTCAGCCTCTTCCTTCTTGATCTCCTCCGCGGTTTCCGGTGTAATATCCTTGCTGGTGCTCTCGACGGCCGGTTCGGCGGGAGCAGGCGGCTCCTCTGCGGGGAGTAAGGTGGACACCTGCTCGAAGAGGAAGATCACGGGACCGGAGACGAGGCCGGGGCCGTACTTGGCGGCAGCCTCGCTCACCGGCTTCGAGCCAGGGAACTCTGCGCAAGGATCTAATCTCATCACAAGCCCTTCCGCTATCACCTCAAAACAACTATAACATCTGTGACAGAGAAAGCATTACCGATCTTCACTAGTTCCTCGATGAACTTGATCACAACAGTTGATTTCTTCTTCAGTCCTGACCCCGTCGGTTTCTTCACCAGAGTCTGTCGTCGTCCAAAGCAAGTATTTGCAGAAGGCTGTAAGTATTTGATACAGAGTCTGTGAATAACATGAGGATGAGTTCAAGATCGATAAACCTTGATTTCAACGGCAGAAGCTTCGTAGATCTCCACAACTTTGGGCTGCAGGTCAGTCTTCTTCTcttcgaactccttgctgatgtcCTCCTGAACCAAACAAAGGATCCAGTAGAGATCAGATCAAGtcgaagggagaagaagaagaagaagaagaagaagaagaagaagaagaagagaagcaaaacCCCATGCACCTTCGATTCGTCGAAGGACTTGCATGCCTCGGCGGCGGCAGCCTTCTTGCCGTTCCTGTCAAACACCTTCTTGATCGTCGGAAGGACTTTAGACTTCCAGTAATTCACCATCTCTGCTCTCTTCCTCTTGCTCTCCTGTTAGCTCAAATCGCAAACACCTGTGTCTCCAAAAGAAGAAGCAAACATCACCACACGACTAAACTATATGAGACCAAATGATCGgtaaagaaaggaggagaagacgTACTATGAAACTTGCGTCTTCCTCTCCACTCCGCTCCTCTGCCTTTCTTCTATGCCTACGATCACCAATGTATAGTATGCACGAAAACAAAGAGGAGAGCGGAGCCATGTGCTTGCCAGGGAAATATACAAGGACAACGCACCAAATCACCCTTGCACTGTTATGAAATTACGGTGTAACCCTTCCTAAAGCTCAGGTAAAAACGACCGCGTATATGTAATGCGGAGGGTATTTTCGTCCTAAAAGTAAGGATCGCCGGCTCAGCAGAAGGTTACAGTGGGGAGGTGACAGCTGGAGGTCGCAGTCGCCTATTGTCCTCGTGTGCCACCGCCGTCCGCCGAGCCCCGTGGGAAACGAAAAGAGGCGACGCGAACCGGGAATCGGATCGAGGGGTGGCAGAAACCGGGGTTTGTCGCTTTGGGCCGCGGGGCCCGTTGGGGAGCCGTATTGGTGTCTCCTAAGGACCACGTGGCTTCGGGGCACACAGATCCGCCCTCCGTCATCTTTATCCcacttaaaataatatttaaatacttttttttttcaaatccctTTTGGGGTGTCATTTTTTTGGGTTTTTTTGTGTGTTCCtcgaaaatattatttattttaattatcaacAAAACCTTTAGGACCCCTtatcaacaaaaaacatatatatatagattaaatTGGAAGAAATTTCTTTGAGATATTctaagattttgattatgatttttttaagtaTTATGTTTTTTAATGGTCTCCCGGGGAGGTTTTAATTAGAAAGAACTTCCACCTAACTATGGTAGCGAATAATTATTAGATTTCCACAAAGAATTCTAATTATCatggaatattttattttatgtattaGGCTTTTCAGATAATAATATATCTCCACTTATACCCGATACATTGCAAGAATCCGAGGAAGAAGCCCTTGTCATCATCACCAAATGAATGAGGCCATGCTTCGAATCATTGTGATGGGTGATGTTTAGGTGTTTGCCCGAACAAATTccccctcctttttcttttccccaaTTACTTACTTTTCGTGCAATAATGTGTCGTGATATAAGAAATatctaccaattttattgcattgcAAAGAGAGTCACCCATGTTCGTCAAATCCAATTCATTCACCAACGTAATTTGGCGGTAGTGCCAATCACATCGGATGGGCAACTCCATTGACTCTATCTTAATTATGAACATAAATTGCATGAACAAGTAGAATTAATGAAATAATAAATTATAGTGCATATTTAAAGAATTATTGTTCCCTTACGCTCAATGGGTTGAGTCAGGCTCTGACTCGACCATGGGCTCTTGGGGAATGGGTCGAGTCAGGCCGCGACCCAACCGCTGGTTCCTTGGATTTACATTTCACCTGAGCTAATatttaccacaatgtcacgaccttagctagaattgcctaaggcgtgatgcacccttgcggccaaagacgcgaacttagcttgggttgcctaagtcgtgagtcaCCCTCgtcgcaaagacgcgaacttagcttgcgttgcctaagtcgcgcttcgcccttacgatcttgctccacaaggatcagccactttgtaacctctcgcaggtcccgaaggacctgtaaaagagaaagaaagttagatcgaaagaacgagcaacggacaagtcccgaagtcttgcgaaaaggaaagctttacaagcaattcgacgaacaccctgtgtgcacaagagaaaagagggagaggaagaaaaacaaggctttcaaggatgaacgaacagctgcaagcccacaaacagccgctcacctggtcccgggcgcaaaaccaagttcccgtaaaggtcacgtgcgaacttgcgaaagagtgttcaacgcccggtatataaccgaagccccatccagccatgtgccacccggggggttcctgggtgctgagatggctgacattttggtgagcggaggcagcactccgctcacctcccgcggcacgtgaaaacggagccgttttgggctgttttgctcggttcggtgagcggtcgctttgcaacgctgcagcttgttcgaacttacatatttacaagcaaaatgaccaaaAACCATGAGGAAACATGCTGtcgagcagctgtacatgcgggtgtgagcgacgaacggttcgttgaacggagttgttgcgggtgcgcgacgaccgttcgtgacaacaagCTGCCGCAGGCCAACAATAGTGTGGTGTCTTAGCAGACCCGGATCCGACTTGTAGCTCTTAAGCCCCCAAGCATCGGGAGCAGCCCAAAAAGGGTGCTCCTCCCACAACCCAAAACCATTAATGGACCAAACAGGTCCGGAGCTACTGCTCCGTTCCCCGTCGTCCGACCCGTATTGGGTGGGCGCATCCTCACCCTCCATCATCGATCCAAGGGCCACGATGGGGTCCGGGGAAATTTTCGAAATACGTATTTCTACGTAGACATGGGGCGATACAGATCAGAGCAGGAGTTTTCCGATCGCGTACCCGCCTGCCTCGAGAACGTGGGACCCGTCACTGCGGTGACAATGACGCCTGCGGTGATATAGTCAGGCATGAGAGACACGAGTGGGGAGAATACGTGAATACGAGACTGAAAAAGCGATGACTGGTTTCGGGGCAGGGGACGCGGTCATAAGCTGCCAACGGCCTTTGTGATGATTAGATCTCAGCCCTTCGTCCCTTATCATAGCCCACTCGCTGCTCCTCTCTCCTCCTCTTGCTATCCTCCCATTGCTTCCGTTTCTAATCGCCTCCTCCTCTGTCTCTCTTATCTCCAATGGCGACCTTCGCTTCTTTGTCTCAGTAGACGGGCCAAAAAGGAAGAGCAAAGCCTCTTTTCTATCGGCGGAACGAACGCTGCTCTTGTGAATTCGTGGAGCCCCTCTGTTCTTCCAGGTGCCTATTTGTTCATGAGCTTGAGAATACTGGCATCGTAGTATTCGTCGAAAGTGTTGGGTGTTGTTTATTATTGGTATTAGAACACCGCCCTCCATTCATAGAAGTTAATGGGTTGGTGTTCAATACTTTTTATTGGCTCCATTTATAGGTTAAGTGTCTGATTCATCATCAATTTctttca comes from the Musa acuminata AAA Group cultivar baxijiao chromosome BXJ1-10, Cavendish_Baxijiao_AAA, whole genome shotgun sequence genome and includes:
- the LOC135595691 gene encoding plasma membrane-associated cation-binding protein 1-like, whose protein sequence is MVNYWKSKVLPTIKKVFDRNGKKAAAAEACKSFDESKEDISKEFEEKKTDLQPKVVEIYEASAVEIKTLVKKPTGSGLKKKSTVVIKFIEELVKIEFPGSKPVSEAAAKYGPGLVSGPVIFLFEQVSTLLPAEEPPAPAEPAVESTSKDITPETAEEIKKEEAEAEVEEAPAPADPAPSDPSPETEKPAEPAAEPAKA